A single genomic interval of Metasolibacillus fluoroglycofenilyticus harbors:
- a CDS encoding YdbC family protein, which yields MADTFKIEEQIATLRTAETGWTRELGKVIWYNKPMTIDVRWWSPDKSKAGKGISLTQEEARLLFFGLKELFERTEVNDY from the coding sequence ATGGCTGATACATTTAAAATTGAGGAACAAATTGCCACTTTACGTACTGCTGAGACAGGCTGGACAAGGGAGTTGGGGAAAGTCATTTGGTATAACAAGCCCATGACAATCGATGTTCGCTGGTGGTCGCCAGATAAAAGTAAAGCAGGAAAAGGTATTTCGTTGACGCAAGAAGAAGCAAGATTACTGTTCTTTGGATTAAAGGAATTATTTGAAAGGACTGAGGTTAATGATTACTGA